In one Solanum dulcamara chromosome 1, daSolDulc1.2, whole genome shotgun sequence genomic region, the following are encoded:
- the LOC129886756 gene encoding transcriptional corepressor SEUSS-like has translation MATDNILLAPSTPLLEEQNVVAQPQLVPKPRRRSQKFKQIQDSSVSETPSHPGNIMSFGQIDPQGLLGSSGVSLQDNPKSLENLDKETSMSRPAPTVLLLPDHHITKNKEASAVIIKQESFVAPMLPDYSLRNEKQKLEDSFQPTFSLMKLAYQQGMLSSSRVRFQENEKLLEDSDKERSMYHPGQSVLQSPEQQIANNKESGAVITNCECLVPPMIMEESLRKGKQKLIEESFPSTFRHINVASQLPSASLMNGPCPSRVSQLNLLWLLQKQIQLSRTYEKRPEVVPDIRSIYTPEMCAQRVKQYMYRQQQRPRDNNIEFWRNLVAEFFAPNIKKRLCLSSNKNRQQISGIFPQEAWCCEICNVKPTAGFEMSAEVLPRLCKIKNETSMMDEHLYMDIPEECYTPSGHIVLNYAKVTERSVYETARVVREGRLRVVFSSDLKISTWEFCCSFHEVYIDRRSVTPQVHQLKEAIQKYKVFAESSLGISTEEFQRNTNKFAPSIRELARSLDKSLINDLGYPKRYVRCLQISEIVSSMKDLMEYSKKYGIGPTEAMARIHRESAVSRVAHNSVAEEGPQQHIDDTISQSSSVISFAPYPSTDEGTKSLKCSSPHAASPTSSTASSKRLVVHQEDLVEAKRKKQMTNSGENSVLPATTEPVLNQPVSITPPSSSIRRSVVQPSVIVPSSTMSVEPNEYLSSKVKVEEDLVTSQNLAIAEADASIDTKLVLNQNENNGNYCYGFETDGTVGKSYYMDQLENLNGAGFFPGIHIGSPLTGTLMVNDTRGNNQQSNDQLPYLNGEMDPIDDIQFD, from the exons ATGGCAACTGATAACATCTTACTTGCTCCTTCCACCCCGTTGCTCGAGGAGCAGAATGTGGTAGCTCAGCCGCAGCTAGTGCCAAAGCCGCGACGCAGGTCGCAGAAATTCAAACAGATTCAGGACAGCTCAGTGAGTGAAACACCATCTCATCCTGGCAATATAATGAGCTTTGGTCAAATTGATCCGCAAGGATTGCTTGGTTCATCCGGAGTCAGCCTTCAAGATAATCCAAAATCATTGGAAAACTTGGATAAGGAGACAAGCATGTCTCGTCCGGCCCCCACTGTGCTTCTGTTACCGGATCATCATATCACAAAGAACAAAGAAGCTAGTGCTGTAATAATAAAACAGGAATCTTTTGTTGCACCTATGCTTCCAGACTATTCCTTGAGGAACGAGAAACAGAAGCTCGAAGATTCATTTCAACCTACTTTTTCCCTGATGAAATTAGCATATCAGCAAGGGATGCTGAGTTCATCCAGAGTACGCTTTCAGGAGAATGAAAAACTATTGGAGGACTCGGACAAGGAGAGGAGCATGTATCATCCTGGACAGAGTGTGCTTCAGTCACCTGAGCAACAAATCGCAAATAACAAGGAGTCTGGTGCGGTCATAACGAACTGTGAATGCTTAGTTCCACCTATGATTATGGAAGAGTCTTTGAGGAAGGGGAAACAGAAGCTAATCGAAGAGTCATTTCCATCTACTTTTCGTCATATTAATGTAGCATCACAGCTTCCAAGTGCATCGTTGATGAATGGACCGTGTCCATCAAGAGTTTCTCAGCTTAACTTGTTGTGGCTGTTACAGAAGCAAATTCAACTATCGAGGACTTATGAGAAACGTCCAGAAGTTGTGCCTGACATAAGATCAATCTATACACCAGAAATGTGCGCTCAACGTGTGAAGCAATACATGTATCGTCAGCAGCAAAGACCAAGA GACAACAATATCGAGTTTTGGAGGAATTTAGTTGCAGAATTCTTTGCTCCTAATATCAAGAAGAGATTGTGCCTCTCATCGAATAAAAATAGACAGCAAATAAGTGGTATTTTCCCTCAG GAGGCATGGTGCTGTGAGATCTGCAATGTGAAGCCTACTGCTGGTTTTG AGATGAGTGCAGAAGTTTTACCTAGGCTATGCAAAATTAAGAACGAGACCAGTATGATGGACGAGCATCTTTATATGGATATACCTGAAGAATGTTATACACCATCCGGTCACATTGTTTTGAACTACGCAAAAGTAACAGAACGAAGTGTTTATGAGACAGCACGAGTGGTCCGTGAAGGCCGGCTGAGAGTTGTGTTCTCTTCAGATCTAAAG ATTTCTACGTGGGAGTTCTGCTGTTCATTTCACGAAGTTTATATTGATCGAAGATCAGTTACTCCCCAG GTTCATCAACTCAAGGAAGCAATCCAGAAATACAAAGTTTTTGCTGAGAGTAGTTTAGGGATTTCTACTGAAGAATTTCAAAGAAACACCAACAA GTTTGCCCCATCAATACGTGAATTAGCAAGATCTTTGGACAAGTCATTGATCAATGACCTTGGTTATCCTAAGCGCTATGTCCGATGTCTCCAG aTATCAGAAATAGTCAGCAGCATGAAAGATCTAATGGAGTACAGCAAGAAATACGGGATCGGACCTACAG AGGCAATGGCCAGGATTCATCGTGAATCAGCTGTATCACGTGTGGCACATAATTCAGTTGCAGAAGAAGGGCCTCAACAACATATAGATGATACAATAAGTCAGAGCTCTTCAGTAATAAGTTTTGCTCCTTATCCATCTACTGATGAAGGCACAAAAAGTTTGAAATGTAGTTCCCCTCATGCTGCATCACCAACTTCCTCTACTGCTTCGTCCAAAAGGCTAGTAGTTCACCAAGAAGACCTTGTTGAAgctaaaagaaagaaacaaatgaCAAACTCAGGAGAGAATTCTGTTCTTCCTGCTACCACCGAGCCCGTGTTGAATCAGCCAGTCTCCATaactcctccttcttcttccatTAGGCGATCAGTAGTTCAACCATCTGTTATTGTTCCCTCTAGTACTATGTCCGTTGAACCTAATGAGTATCTGAGCTCAAAGGTGAAGGTTGAAGAAGATCTTGTCACTTCCCAAAACTTAGCCATTGCTGAAGCTGATGCTTCGATTGATACTAAATTAGTTCTGAACCAGAATGAGAACAACGGTAACTACTGCTATGGTTTTGAAACAGATGGGACGGTTGGAAAAAGCTATTACATGGATCAGTTGGAGAATCTGAATGGGGCAGGTTTTTTCCCTGGCATTCACATTGGATCTCCTTTAACCGGAACGTTAATGGTGAATGATACTCGTGGCAACAACCAACAATCCAATGACCAATTGCCTTATTTGAATGGAGAAATGGATCCCATCGATGACATTCAGTTCGACTGA